In Rhodovulum sulfidophilum DSM 1374, the following are encoded in one genomic region:
- the secG gene encoding preprotein translocase subunit SecG gives MENVILIVHLILAVCLIGIVLLQRNEGGGLGMGGGGTITGRAPTTPLGKLTWFFAICFIASSIALTIIAAENAAGSSVVDRLGGPAPAAEQEGAAQEAPATEPGLLPPAPVVPSDTPAAPPRAD, from the coding sequence ATGGAAAACGTCATCCTCATCGTTCACCTGATCCTCGCCGTCTGCCTCATCGGGATCGTCCTGCTGCAGCGCAACGAAGGCGGCGGGCTCGGCATGGGTGGGGGCGGCACCATCACCGGACGCGCTCCGACCACGCCGCTGGGCAAGCTGACGTGGTTTTTCGCGATCTGCTTCATCGCCAGTTCCATCGCGCTGACGATCATCGCCGCCGAGAATGCCGCCGGTTCCTCGGTCGTCGACCGGCTGGGAGGTCCGGCGCCCGCTGCCGAACAGGAGGGCGCCGCGCAGGAAGCGCCCGCGACCGAACCCGGCCTCCTGCCGCCCGCACCGGTCGTTCCCAGCGACACGCCGGCCGCCCCGCCGCGCGCCGACTGA
- a CDS encoding DUF6524 family protein, whose translation MAALFLRWLVAFLLLALTYNPTSWNYLRWAMSGWDSQTPMVVLAGLVLFTGYVIYLRATLRSIGPFGMALVTALVGALLWVLVDWKVLRLDNPGLNTWIGLLALSFILGVGLAWSILRRRLSGQADIDDVDE comes from the coding sequence ATGGCCGCATTGTTTCTTCGCTGGCTGGTCGCCTTCCTGCTGCTGGCCCTGACCTACAACCCCACCTCCTGGAATTACCTCCGCTGGGCGATGTCGGGCTGGGACAGCCAGACGCCGATGGTGGTCCTGGCGGGACTGGTGCTGTTCACCGGCTACGTGATCTACCTGCGCGCCACGCTGCGCTCGATCGGGCCATTCGGCATGGCGCTGGTGACGGCGCTGGTCGGGGCGCTGCTCTGGGTGCTGGTCGACTGGAAGGTGCTGAGGCTCGACAATCCCGGGCTGAACACCTGGATCGGACTGCTGGCGCTGTCCTTCATATTGGGCGTCGGACTGGCCTGGAGCATCCTGCGGCGACGGTTGTCGGGGCAGGCCGATATCGACGATGTCGACGAATAG
- a CDS encoding DUF2842 domain-containing protein, whose product MALSWKARRRWSLVILLIGLPAYIVVAVSVMNALGRPSFLVELLVYVALGIVWALPFRFVFRGIGQPDPEAKQDDRDGRD is encoded by the coding sequence ATGGCGCTGTCCTGGAAAGCCCGCCGCCGCTGGTCGCTGGTGATCCTGCTGATCGGATTGCCGGCCTATATCGTGGTGGCCGTGAGCGTGATGAACGCGCTCGGCCGCCCGTCCTTCCTGGTCGAGCTTCTGGTCTATGTGGCGCTCGGCATCGTCTGGGCGCTGCCTTTCCGCTTTGTCTTCCGCGGCATAGGCCAGCCCGATCCCGAGGCGAAACAGGACGACCGGGACGGTCGCGACTGA
- a CDS encoding DUF6524 family protein — protein sequence MSGFLLRWLVAFLLLAATYNPTEYNYIAWAQDNFATSKPLVIGLGVMLALALLIYVVAAVRTLGLLGLFLLVVIMALLGYILVGNGTLQLELNSFNIWGCAILLSLILGATMSWRSPSKIRAQAKKAQKARSTAKPANA from the coding sequence ATGTCCGGATTCCTGCTTCGCTGGCTGGTCGCCTTCCTGCTGCTCGCCGCCACCTACAATCCGACCGAATATAATTATATCGCCTGGGCCCAGGACAATTTCGCCACCAGCAAGCCGCTGGTCATCGGTCTTGGCGTGATGCTGGCCCTCGCGCTGCTGATCTATGTCGTCGCCGCGGTGCGCACCCTGGGCCTGCTCGGGCTCTTCCTTCTGGTCGTCATCATGGCGCTCCTGGGCTACATCCTGGTCGGCAACGGAACGCTGCAACTGGAGCTGAACAGCTTCAACATCTGGGGCTGCGCGATCCTGCTGTCGCTGATCCTCGGCGCGACCATGAGCTGGCGCTCGCCCAGCAAGATCAGGGCGCAGGCCAAAAAGGCACAGAAGGCCCGTTCGACCGCCAAGCCCGCCAACGCCTGA
- a CDS encoding adenylosuccinate synthase — protein sequence MANVVVVGAQWGDEGKGKIVDWLSERADVVARFQGGHNAGHTLVIDGTIYKLNALPSGVVRGGKLSVIGNGVVLDPWHLVKEIETIRGQGVEVTPETLMVAENTPLILPFHGELDRAREGQNAMAKIGTTGRGIGPCYEDKVGRRVIRVADLADDATLELRVDRALVHHNALRAGLGLPEIDRDALLASLREIAPEILKYAAPVWKVLNEKRRAGNRILFEGAQGALLDIDFGTYPFVTSSNTIAGQAATGTGIGPGSIDFVLGIVKAYTTRVGEGPFPTELDDADGERLGTRGREFGTVTGRKRRCGWFDAVLVRQTCATSGMNGIALTKLDVLDGFETLKVCVGYELDGERLDHLPTAADQQARCTPVYEELPGWQESTEGARSWADLPANAIKYVRRVEELIDCPVALLSTSPERDDTILVTDPFAD from the coding sequence GTGGCCAATGTCGTTGTCGTTGGCGCCCAGTGGGGCGACGAGGGAAAAGGCAAGATCGTCGACTGGCTCTCGGAACGCGCCGATGTGGTCGCGCGCTTCCAGGGCGGGCACAATGCGGGCCATACCCTGGTCATTGACGGCACCATCTACAAGCTGAACGCGCTGCCCTCGGGTGTGGTCCGGGGCGGCAAGCTCAGCGTGATCGGCAATGGCGTCGTGCTTGACCCGTGGCATCTGGTGAAGGAGATCGAGACGATCCGCGGCCAGGGTGTCGAGGTCACGCCCGAGACGCTGATGGTTGCCGAGAACACCCCGCTGATCCTGCCCTTCCATGGCGAGCTCGACCGGGCCCGCGAGGGTCAGAACGCGATGGCCAAGATCGGCACTACCGGCCGCGGCATCGGCCCCTGCTACGAGGACAAGGTCGGGCGCCGGGTGATCCGGGTCGCCGATCTGGCCGACGACGCCACGCTCGAGCTTCGGGTCGACCGGGCGCTGGTGCATCACAACGCGCTGCGCGCGGGGCTCGGCCTGCCCGAGATCGACCGCGACGCGCTGCTGGCCAGCCTGCGCGAGATCGCGCCCGAGATCCTGAAATACGCGGCGCCGGTCTGGAAGGTGCTGAACGAGAAGCGCCGGGCCGGCAACCGGATCCTGTTCGAAGGCGCCCAGGGCGCGCTTCTGGACATCGATTTCGGCACCTATCCCTTCGTCACCTCGTCGAACACCATCGCCGGTCAGGCTGCGACCGGCACCGGTATCGGCCCGGGCTCGATCGATTTCGTGCTGGGCATCGTCAAGGCCTATACCACCCGCGTCGGCGAGGGCCCGTTCCCGACCGAGCTGGACGATGCCGATGGCGAGCGTCTCGGCACCCGGGGCCGCGAATTCGGCACCGTCACCGGGCGCAAGCGCCGCTGCGGCTGGTTCGACGCGGTGCTGGTGCGCCAGACCTGCGCCACCTCGGGCATGAACGGCATCGCGCTGACCAAGCTTGACGTTCTGGACGGGTTCGAGACCCTCAAGGTCTGCGTCGGCTACGAGCTTGACGGCGAACGGCTCGACCACCTGCCCACCGCCGCCGATCAGCAGGCACGCTGCACGCCGGTCTACGAGGAACTGCCGGGCTGGCAGGAATCGACCGAGGGCGCGCGCAGCTGGGCCGATCTTCCCGCCAACGCGATCAAGTATGTGCGCCGGGTCGAAGAGCTGATCGACTGCCCGGTGGCCTTGCTGTCGACCTCGCCCGAGCGGGACGACACGATCCTCGTCACCGACCCCTTCGCCGACTGA